A section of the Halocalculus aciditolerans genome encodes:
- a CDS encoding DUF7559 family protein: MPATLELTCTSDDCEMDMFDMHYTYDMPDDVGVEDFQCPYCGGTDCLEETMG; the protein is encoded by the coding sequence ATGCCCGCAACGCTGGAACTCACCTGTACGAGCGACGACTGCGAGATGGACATGTTCGACATGCATTACACCTACGACATGCCGGACGACGTCGGCGTCGAGGACTTCCAGTGCCCGTACTGCGGGGGGACGGACTGCCTGGAGGAGACGATGGGATGA
- a CDS encoding Hsp20 family protein: MRGTEFGKALGTEALKRVGRAASRFQEERPLPVDVLESDEEYLVVFDAPGVTSQDVQVDVDGREVRARIDRFREPRPGFEMRFPGRGLALDGSAKLPADADVDADATRAQLNDDGTLYVYVPKRDSEGANGVDVSE; encoded by the coding sequence ATGAGGGGGACAGAGTTCGGGAAGGCGCTGGGGACGGAGGCGTTGAAGCGCGTGGGGCGTGCGGCGTCGCGCTTCCAGGAGGAGCGCCCGCTCCCCGTGGACGTGCTGGAGAGCGACGAGGAGTACCTCGTGGTGTTCGACGCGCCGGGCGTGACGAGCCAGGACGTCCAGGTGGACGTCGACGGCCGCGAGGTGCGCGCGCGCATCGACCGATTCCGCGAGCCACGCCCGGGGTTCGAGATGCGGTTCCCGGGGCGCGGCCTCGCGCTCGACGGCTCCGCGAAACTCCCGGCCGACGCCGATGTCGACGCCGACGCCACGCGCGCACAGCTCAACGACGACGGAACGCTCTACGTCTACGTGCCAAAACGTGATTCGGAAGGAGCGAACGGCGTCGACGTGAGCGAGTGA
- a CDS encoding NAD(P)/FAD-dependent oxidoreductase, with product MTVSVAVVGAGAVGLTAAYDLAEAGADVTVFERETVGAGSSGRAAGVLYDAYSDAVDARIADRALDRFRAFSGRGDFAFHETPYVQFATDAERADVIEETVFHLQAQDRDVSVISRDDLEREFPHVDWSDVEGAMVARNAGYADPATYPALLADLARERGVDVRERTPAELTLDPTAVNGDPFDAVAVAAGAHTKQVLADAGLSVPLKPYRVQALVATGPPVPMFHDATAGYYARPHPQGILAGDGTEPREFDPDDWNREGDGWFEARTLAALRERLRGDISLHRSWAGLCVATPDGDPLLGELADGVYVAAGWQGHGFMRAPATGEALADAVLGRDGIDVAPFDPARFDGDESFAIREGMDIG from the coding sequence ATGACGGTCTCCGTCGCCGTCGTCGGCGCGGGCGCGGTCGGCCTCACCGCCGCCTACGACCTCGCCGAGGCCGGCGCGGACGTCACCGTCTTCGAGCGCGAGACGGTCGGCGCGGGGAGCAGCGGGCGCGCCGCCGGCGTCCTCTACGACGCCTACAGCGACGCCGTCGACGCCCGCATCGCCGACCGCGCGCTCGACCGCTTCCGCGCCTTCTCGGGGCGCGGCGACTTCGCCTTCCACGAGACGCCCTACGTCCAGTTCGCCACCGACGCCGAACGCGCCGACGTCATCGAGGAGACCGTCTTCCACCTCCAAGCGCAGGACCGCGACGTCTCGGTTATCTCTCGCGACGACCTCGAACGCGAGTTCCCGCACGTCGACTGGTCGGACGTCGAAGGCGCGATGGTCGCGCGGAACGCCGGCTACGCCGACCCCGCGACCTACCCCGCGCTCCTCGCCGACCTCGCCCGCGAGCGCGGCGTCGACGTCCGCGAGCGCACGCCCGCCGAACTCACGCTCGACCCGACCGCGGTGAACGGCGACCCCTTCGACGCCGTCGCCGTCGCCGCCGGCGCACACACCAAACAGGTGCTCGCCGACGCCGGTCTCTCCGTCCCACTCAAACCCTACCGCGTGCAGGCGCTCGTCGCCACCGGCCCGCCCGTCCCGATGTTCCACGACGCCACCGCCGGCTACTACGCCCGCCCCCACCCCCAGGGCATCCTCGCCGGCGACGGCACCGAACCCCGCGAGTTCGACCCCGACGACTGGAACCGCGAGGGAGACGGCTGGTTCGAGGCCCGCACCCTCGCCGCCCTCCGCGAACGCCTCCGCGGTGACATCTCACTCCACCGCTCCTGGGCCGGCCTCTGCGTCGCCACCCCCGACGGCGACCCGCTCCTCGGCGAACTCGCAGACGGCGTCTACGTCGCCGCCGGCTGGCAGGGCCACGGCTTCATGCGCGCCCCCGCCACCGGCGAGGCCCTCGCCGACGCCGTCCTCGGCCGCGACGGCATCGACGTCGCTCCCTTCGACCCCGCGCGCTTCGACGGCGACGAGTCCTTCGCGATTCGCGAAGGCATGGATATCGGGTGA
- a CDS encoding creatininase family protein, with protein sequence MRELHEHTTTTAADALGEAEVAVLPTGSVEQHGPALPLGTDLFAAAGVATRVDRADAIVLPGVPVGVSDHHRQFHGTLSTTEETFADYVADIVESVAAHGVRKVVVVNGHGGNTNALRRAARRLRADDVAFTVPWHWWDNLDDLIDARLDTSLGHADAVETSAMLHLTELVQEDLLADAEAGAADSWGREVPGGADVGFDTADFSDSGAVGHPTDGTAEIGAELVAEAVDDLNALVDWLAAQRFEDLRPAPHR encoded by the coding sequence ATGCGCGAACTCCACGAACACACGACGACGACGGCCGCCGACGCCCTCGGCGAGGCCGAGGTCGCCGTCCTCCCCACCGGGAGCGTCGAACAGCACGGCCCCGCGCTCCCGCTCGGCACCGACCTCTTCGCCGCCGCCGGCGTCGCCACCCGCGTCGACCGCGCCGACGCAATCGTCCTCCCCGGCGTCCCCGTCGGCGTGAGCGACCACCACCGCCAGTTCCACGGGACGCTGTCCACGACCGAGGAGACCTTCGCCGACTACGTCGCCGACATCGTCGAGAGCGTCGCCGCCCACGGCGTCCGCAAGGTCGTCGTCGTCAACGGCCACGGCGGCAACACGAACGCCCTCCGGCGCGCCGCCCGCCGCCTCCGCGCCGACGACGTCGCCTTCACCGTCCCCTGGCACTGGTGGGACAACCTCGACGACCTCATCGACGCGCGATTGGACACCTCGCTCGGGCACGCCGACGCCGTCGAGACGAGCGCGATGCTCCACCTCACCGAACTCGTCCAGGAAGACCTCCTGGCCGACGCCGAGGCCGGCGCGGCCGACTCGTGGGGGCGGGAAGTGCCGGGCGGCGCTGACGTCGGCTTCGACACCGCGGACTTCTCCGACTCCGGCGCTGTCGGCCACCCCACGGACGGCACTGCGGAGATCGGCGCGGAGCTCGTCGCCGAAGCCGTCGACGACCTGAACGCCCTCGTCGACTGGCTCGCGGCACAGCGATTCGAGGACCTCCGGCCCGCCCCGCACCGATGA
- a CDS encoding DUF7388 family protein, translated as MHSETAVTEARVAFDAVALKPEECDVRDALDISIPRVVVDYEGRAAFPDRGTLADLAAAKDVRVTTPVRADGFDPRGDDALDRDIPEGVGRVLVAGHAAYLTDAERARAVAPRLGDATGRHPDAWVGTEGVERVALATGAPQFELLSRTTERDVRALRAAGYTGDIAVYAPTVLTDDEDAVLDAVGAYAARRGPVNRALPDDAATDGDAAGRAREVLSKAVRDYALVGNAATVSERVDALREAGVDHVVAYPARGLDDLV; from the coding sequence TTGCATAGCGAGACCGCCGTCACAGAGGCGCGTGTCGCGTTCGACGCCGTCGCCCTCAAACCCGAAGAGTGCGACGTCCGCGACGCTCTCGATATCTCGATTCCTCGCGTCGTCGTCGACTACGAGGGCCGAGCGGCCTTCCCGGACCGCGGGACGCTCGCCGACCTCGCCGCCGCCAAGGACGTGCGGGTGACGACGCCCGTGCGCGCCGACGGCTTCGACCCGCGCGGCGACGACGCCCTCGACCGCGACATCCCCGAGGGCGTCGGCCGCGTGCTCGTCGCCGGTCACGCCGCCTACCTCACCGACGCGGAGCGAGCGCGCGCCGTCGCCCCCCGGCTCGGCGACGCCACCGGCAGACACCCGGACGCCTGGGTCGGCACGGAGGGCGTCGAACGCGTCGCGCTCGCCACCGGCGCACCCCAGTTCGAACTCCTCTCACGAACCACTGAGCGGGACGTGCGCGCGCTCCGCGCCGCCGGCTACACCGGCGACATCGCCGTCTACGCTCCCACCGTCCTCACGGACGACGAGGACGCGGTGCTCGACGCCGTCGGTGCCTACGCCGCTCGCCGCGGCCCCGTGAACCGCGCGCTCCCCGACGACGCCGCCACCGACGGCGACGCCGCCGGCCGCGCCCGCGAGGTCCTCTCGAAGGCCGTCCGCGACTACGCGCTCGTCGGCAACGCGGCGACCGTCAGCGAGCGCGTGGACGCCCTCCGCGAGGCCGGCGTCGACCACGTCGTCGCCTACCCCGCCCGCGGCCTCGACGACCTCGTCTGA
- a CDS encoding NUDIX hydrolase, whose protein sequence is MNLAAVARHEPVRAADPERESAVLVPVVERDGDPHLLFTKRASHLSEHPGQMSFPGGGREPSDDSLEATALRECDEEIGLHSEEVEVVGRLDDIETTTGYAISPFVGRVPDRAYTPDEREVAEVAVLALDDLLDPANYEAERRDHPEYGPILVHFFHVDGYTVWGATGRILTDFLDLALDWQPPAGPEYVIDPDASPERG, encoded by the coding sequence ATGAACCTCGCGGCCGTCGCCCGCCACGAGCCCGTCCGGGCCGCCGACCCGGAGCGCGAATCGGCCGTGCTCGTCCCCGTCGTCGAGCGCGACGGCGACCCGCACCTCCTGTTCACGAAACGCGCCAGCCACCTCTCCGAACACCCCGGCCAGATGAGCTTCCCCGGGGGCGGCCGCGAGCCGAGCGACGACTCCCTCGAAGCCACCGCGCTCCGCGAATGCGACGAGGAAATCGGCCTCCACTCCGAGGAGGTCGAAGTCGTCGGCCGCCTCGACGACATCGAGACGACGACCGGCTACGCCATCTCGCCGTTCGTCGGCCGCGTCCCCGACCGCGCGTACACGCCCGACGAGCGCGAAGTCGCTGAGGTCGCGGTGCTCGCGCTCGACGACCTCCTCGACCCCGCGAACTACGAGGCCGAACGCCGCGACCACCCCGAATACGGCCCCATCCTCGTCCACTTCTTCCACGTCGACGGCTACACCGTCTGGGGGGCGACCGGCCGCATCCTCACCGACTTCCTCGACCTCGCGCTCGACTGGCAGCCGCCGGCCGGCCCCGAGTACGTCATCGACCCCGACGCCTCCCCGGAGCGCGGTTGA
- a CDS encoding DUF7109 family protein codes for MQRTHDELAGIVDLFGGLTRDELTEALVELAFRDGRDLDEAAVEDAVDAATADYRLLEVPHDGDVLVAPGPAAFPTVPDDADDLPHILDIDRRDVTEPEKAAALRSRLETDVAALGPGDDDRAETLLDVTYDAEVWIDATLEPYRDRIHARLDA; via the coding sequence ATGCAGCGAACGCACGACGAGCTCGCGGGCATCGTCGACCTCTTCGGCGGCCTGACGCGCGACGAGCTCACCGAGGCGCTCGTGGAACTCGCGTTCCGCGACGGCCGCGACCTCGACGAAGCCGCCGTCGAGGACGCCGTCGACGCCGCCACCGCGGACTACCGCCTCCTCGAAGTCCCGCACGACGGCGACGTCCTCGTCGCGCCCGGCCCCGCCGCCTTTCCAACTGTTCCCGACGACGCCGACGACCTCCCGCACATCCTCGACATCGACCGCCGCGACGTCACGGAACCCGAGAAGGCCGCCGCGCTCCGCTCCCGCCTCGAAACCGACGTCGCCGCGCTCGGCCCCGGCGACGACGACCGCGCCGAAACCCTTCTCGACGTCACCTACGACGCCGAAGTCTGGATCGACGCGACCCTCGAACCCTACCGCGACCGCATCCACGCCCGCCTCGACGCCTAA
- a CDS encoding glycosyltransferase family protein: protein MDYTQERVTTLHDFGRANPDAPVADAAVVVPMTEREYTALATEAVLSELETLQPKRVVVPLRASPERAPAFADWLDGFDLPLDVLWCTGPRLADRLADAGLDGESGKGRDIWLALGHAADRADFVAVHDADTTTYEARDVRKLLFPLTRGHDFAKGYYARVENDRLYGRLCRLFYEPLVAALGDVTDAPVVDYLDAFRYALAGECALTADLARRVRVRRRWGLEVGVLAEAYRVAGSDAAAQVDLGRYEHDHRAVSGPSGLTDMSDGVGAAVLHAVEADGATVDYDELTAAYRDAAERHVRAYAADAAFNDFAHDEHGEREQVAAYADAIAPPGADTRLPAWADADLDPAAVVAAARDDLAAARDR from the coding sequence ATGGATTACACGCAGGAGCGCGTGACGACGCTCCACGACTTCGGGCGCGCGAACCCCGACGCCCCGGTCGCCGACGCCGCCGTCGTCGTCCCCATGACGGAGCGCGAGTACACCGCGCTCGCCACCGAAGCCGTCCTCTCCGAACTCGAAACGCTCCAGCCGAAACGCGTCGTCGTCCCGCTCCGCGCGTCCCCGGAACGCGCCCCGGCGTTCGCCGACTGGCTCGACGGCTTCGACCTCCCGCTCGACGTCCTCTGGTGTACGGGGCCGCGGCTCGCCGACCGCCTCGCCGACGCCGGCCTCGACGGCGAGAGCGGGAAGGGCCGCGACATCTGGCTCGCGCTCGGCCACGCCGCCGACCGCGCGGACTTCGTCGCCGTCCACGACGCCGACACCACTACCTACGAAGCCCGCGACGTCCGCAAACTCCTCTTCCCGCTCACGCGCGGGCACGACTTCGCGAAAGGCTACTACGCCCGCGTGGAGAACGACCGGCTCTACGGCCGGCTCTGTCGGCTCTTCTACGAACCGCTCGTCGCCGCGCTCGGCGACGTCACGGACGCGCCCGTCGTCGACTACCTCGACGCGTTCCGGTACGCGCTCGCCGGCGAATGCGCGCTCACCGCCGACCTCGCGCGACGCGTCCGCGTCCGGCGGCGCTGGGGGCTCGAAGTCGGCGTGCTCGCGGAGGCCTACCGCGTCGCCGGCAGCGACGCCGCGGCGCAGGTCGACCTCGGCCGCTACGAACACGACCACCGCGCCGTCTCCGGCCCCTCCGGCCTCACGGACATGAGCGACGGCGTCGGCGCGGCCGTCCTCCACGCCGTCGAAGCGGACGGCGCGACCGTCGACTACGACGAACTCACCGCCGCCTACCGCGACGCCGCCGAGCGCCACGTCCGCGCGTACGCCGCCGACGCCGCCTTCAACGACTTCGCGCACGACGAACACGGCGAACGCGAGCAGGTGGCCGCGTACGCCGACGCCATCGCCCCGCCCGGCGCGGACACCCGCCTCCCCGCGTGGGCGGACGCCGACCTCGACCCCGCCGCGGTCGTCGCCGCCGCCCGCGACGACCTCGCCGCCGCCCGCGACCGGTAG
- a CDS encoding MFS transporter: MSQSTESDDRRLRVFGSLCGVVFLVNFGRITFAPLLDTFETAFGVNAATVGVIASLAWLGSALPRLPTGYLLTRFDRHHVIIADGVFLAAASAGTAMAGSVTAVAVGAFLVGVASGVYFIAGNPLVSELFPDRVGRVIGIHGTASQSAAVVAPLAVGVVLGVGDWRLVFWLLAAAALLGTAALAVSSRAAVAADRMPAAGRGDRDFLGATRRRLPLVLTGILVMSVAGIVWNGFFNFYVSYVTDARVVDAATARTLLTVMFAAGIPAFWFAGRLADRLSYIVLLVGVPAAFAGSLFAFTYARGLYAVVAATVVVGYAIHHIFPTVDTFLLDSLPDADRASAYAAYSAVTMLFQAGGGVLVGGLRTAGFSYDGIFRVAAVAVAVVALTVLLAHRGGVLPTASHE, translated from the coding sequence GTGTCTCAGTCCACCGAGAGCGACGACCGCCGACTCCGCGTGTTCGGGTCGCTCTGCGGTGTCGTCTTCCTCGTGAACTTCGGCCGCATCACCTTCGCACCGCTCCTCGACACCTTCGAAACGGCGTTCGGCGTGAACGCCGCGACCGTCGGCGTCATCGCGTCGCTCGCGTGGCTCGGCAGCGCCCTCCCGCGCCTCCCGACCGGCTACCTCCTCACGCGCTTCGACCGCCACCACGTCATCATCGCGGACGGCGTCTTCCTCGCCGCCGCGAGCGCCGGCACCGCGATGGCGGGGAGCGTCACTGCCGTCGCCGTCGGCGCGTTCCTCGTCGGCGTCGCCTCCGGCGTCTACTTCATCGCCGGCAACCCGCTCGTGAGCGAGCTCTTCCCGGACCGCGTCGGCCGCGTCATCGGCATCCACGGCACCGCGAGCCAGTCCGCCGCCGTCGTCGCCCCGCTCGCCGTCGGCGTCGTCCTCGGCGTCGGCGACTGGCGACTCGTCTTCTGGCTGCTCGCCGCCGCCGCCCTCCTCGGCACTGCCGCGCTCGCGGTCTCCTCGCGCGCCGCCGTCGCCGCCGACCGCATGCCCGCCGCCGGCCGCGGCGACCGCGACTTCCTCGGCGCGACCCGCCGCCGCCTCCCGCTCGTCCTCACCGGCATCCTCGTCATGAGCGTCGCCGGCATCGTCTGGAACGGCTTCTTCAACTTCTACGTCTCCTACGTCACTGACGCCCGCGTCGTCGACGCCGCCACCGCCCGCACCCTTCTCACCGTGATGTTCGCCGCCGGCATCCCCGCGTTCTGGTTCGCCGGCCGCCTCGCCGACCGCCTCTCCTACATCGTCCTCCTCGTCGGCGTCCCCGCCGCCTTCGCCGGCTCGCTCTTCGCTTTCACCTACGCCCGCGGCCTCTACGCCGTCGTCGCCGCCACCGTCGTCGTCGGCTACGCCATCCACCACATCTTCCCGACCGTCGACACCTTCCTCCTCGACTCCCTGCCGGACGCCGACCGCGCGAGCGCCTACGCCGCCTACTCCGCCGTCACGATGCTCTTCCAGGCCGGCGGCGGCGTCCTCGTCGGCGGCCTCCGCACCGCCGGGTTCTCCTACGACGGCATCTTCCGCGTCGCCGCCGTCGCCGTCGCCGTCGTCGCCCTCACCGTCCTCCTCGCGCACCGCGGCGGCGTCCTCCCGACCGCGTCTCACGAGTAA
- a CDS encoding HVO_0758 family zinc finger protein, with protein MDSVQKGLRGGALEKDTYDRLVCSDCGEQLKTKAMPDEVYSVRVCPECGLEWRQLG; from the coding sequence ATGGACTCTGTCCAGAAGGGGCTGCGAGGCGGCGCGCTGGAGAAGGACACCTACGACCGGCTGGTGTGTTCGGACTGCGGCGAGCAGTTGAAGACGAAGGCGATGCCGGACGAAGTCTACTCGGTGCGCGTCTGCCCGGAGTGCGGACTGGAGTGGCGGCAGTTAGGCTGA
- a CDS encoding SDR family oxidoreductase, which translates to MRVAILGCGYVGIELARQLDAAGHHPVGVRRSDDGIETLETHGIDAVQADVTDADSLARVPDVDALVFIASSGGRDAAAAREVYVDGLRTAVDAFAARDDAPDRLVYTSSTGVYGDHGGDWVDESTPLEPTTEKTRVLTEAEDVARSAAEYGMTPTVVRFAGLYGPDRYRLDRYLDGPVTEGYLNMIHRDDAAGVVRFALDEPGDDTLLAVDDEPVSKWEFADWLADQCDRQRPPKRTKEERLDDGDLSEAACRRVTTSKRCSNHRLHERGYDFQYPTFREGYRAAVDARRSA; encoded by the coding sequence ATGCGCGTCGCCATCCTCGGCTGTGGCTACGTCGGCATCGAACTCGCCCGCCAGCTCGACGCCGCCGGCCACCACCCGGTCGGCGTGCGCCGGTCGGACGACGGCATCGAGACGCTCGAAACCCACGGCATCGACGCGGTGCAGGCGGACGTGACGGACGCCGACTCGCTCGCGCGCGTGCCGGACGTCGACGCGCTCGTCTTCATCGCGAGCTCCGGCGGCCGCGACGCCGCGGCGGCCCGCGAGGTCTACGTCGACGGCCTCCGCACCGCCGTCGACGCGTTCGCCGCGCGCGACGACGCCCCCGACCGCCTCGTCTACACCTCCAGTACGGGCGTCTACGGCGACCACGGCGGCGACTGGGTGGACGAGTCCACGCCGCTGGAGCCGACGACGGAGAAGACGCGCGTCCTCACGGAGGCGGAGGACGTCGCGCGCTCCGCCGCCGAATACGGCATGACGCCCACGGTCGTTCGGTTCGCGGGCCTCTACGGCCCCGACCGCTACCGGCTCGACCGCTACCTCGACGGCCCCGTCACCGAGGGCTACCTGAACATGATTCACCGCGATGACGCCGCCGGCGTCGTCCGCTTCGCGCTCGACGAACCCGGCGACGACACCCTCCTCGCGGTCGACGACGAACCGGTCTCGAAGTGGGAGTTCGCCGACTGGCTCGCCGACCAGTGCGACCGCCAGCGCCCGCCGAAACGAACGAAAGAAGAACGCCTCGACGACGGCGACCTCTCCGAGGCCGCGTGTCGCCGCGTCACCACGAGCAAACGCTGCTCGAACCACCGCCTCCACGAGCGCGGCTACGACTTCCAGTATCCGACGTTCCGCGAGGGCTATCGCGCCGCCGTCGACGCGCGCCGGTCAGCCTAA
- a CDS encoding DUF5791 family protein, with protein MFTDQIDADAASPADVRAQYEATLETVLDDVGVDAAAAETGIDADRLDAIRAGESAGITVTEAAEILALTDDWPDAETLKLEVQDHVMLEMSSAIVDVESLAAAIDDDLDAKEVQQRVEGRHPMTIGEYARITHHLAAENPW; from the coding sequence ATGTTCACCGACCAGATTGACGCGGACGCGGCGTCGCCCGCGGACGTCCGCGCCCAGTACGAAGCGACGCTGGAGACGGTACTCGACGACGTCGGCGTCGACGCCGCGGCCGCCGAGACCGGCATCGACGCGGACCGACTCGACGCCATCCGCGCGGGCGAGTCGGCGGGTATCACGGTCACGGAGGCCGCCGAAATCCTCGCGCTCACCGACGACTGGCCTGACGCCGAAACCCTCAAACTCGAAGTCCAGGACCACGTGATGTTGGAGATGAGCTCCGCCATCGTCGACGTCGAGTCGCTCGCCGCCGCCATCGACGACGACCTCGACGCGAAGGAAGTCCAACAGCGCGTCGAAGGCCGCCACCCGATGACGATCGGCGAGTACGCGCGCATCACTCACCACCTCGCCGCGGAGAACCCCTGGTAG